A region of Lycium barbarum isolate Lr01 chromosome 3, ASM1917538v2, whole genome shotgun sequence DNA encodes the following proteins:
- the LOC132630718 gene encoding protein ENDOPLASMIC RETICULUM-ARRESTED PEN3, producing the protein MENSTTNDAQRTTIQTGDRIKLNVGGKLFETTVSTLRSGGPDSLLSALSNRSTNNPVFIDRDPEIFSALLSLLRSNRLPSTSKTRFTNQELIDEALYYGIESNLRSSLATCHLNGIDASLFTTIRPSSDGVVTDFNAVDSDGSVWVAHGGQVSVYDWSLAHSETVRTHLDYISEIKKVGPELCGVGSEFESGLHFYNLANGRRVGSVEWTDPSDPRIYKAKVNAIVDSPGSCFASFECQHRENVVLCIDKSTLRAVHELGRQSGNSAKSTVVGKLTFLSEINVVAGVSVTAGAFGYSGYVRLWDPRSGHVVWEANEPGSGRSSRFGDSFADVDFDLEDMTMFKICSKSGDLAVADVRKLSDDPWVYLEEKNPCMRHGGGGSSSLNIHCYRKQVFVGRGGELEVWSRMAEKESGDVEERERVLHEGLYRRNYMDKVEDKERGIIKKIEGAGDRLFVTREDVEGIEVWQSSQFSGAVLNL; encoded by the coding sequence ATGGAGAACAGTACAACCAACGATGCACAACGTACCACCATTCAAACCGGCGATCGCATAAAACTCAACGTAGGCGGCAAGCTCTTCGAAACAACAGTATCCACACTCCGCTCCGGTGGGCCTGATTCCCTCTTATCCGCTTTATCAAACCGGTCCACCAACAACCCGGTTTTCATAGACCGTGACCCAGAAATATTCTCAGCACTCTTATCACTTCTCCGGTCTAACCGTCTCCCATCAACTTCCAAAACCCGGTTCACAAATCAAGAACTCATAGACGAAGCTCTTTACTACGGTATCGAATCAAATCTCAGATCTTCACTCGCCACGTGTCATCTCAACGGCATCGATGCTTCACTTTTCACAACTATTCGTCCTTCGTCTGACGGTGTTGTAACGGACTTTAACGCCGTTGATAGTGATGGGTCTGTTTGGGTGGCTCATGGTGGACAGGTGTCGGTTTATGATTGGAGCTTAGCGCATAGTGAGACTGTTCGGACTCATCTTGATTATATTAGTGAGATTAAGAAGGTTGGGCCCGAATTGTGTGGTGTCGGGTCGGAGTTTGAGTCGGGGCTCCATTTTTATAACCTGGCTAATGGGAGACGGGTCGGGTCTGTCGAATGGACCGACCCGTCTGACCCGAGGATCTATAAGGCGAAAGTCAACGCTATCGTTGACTCGCCGGGTTCTTGTTTTGCTTCTTTCGAGTGTCAACATAGAGAAAATGTTGTTCTTTGTATCGATAAATCGACGTTGAGAGCTGTTCATGAGTTGGGGAGACAATCTGGGAATTCAGCAAAGTCAACTGTTGTAGGAAAGTTGACATTTTTGTCTGAAATTAATGTTGTGGCAGGTGTTTCGGTTACTGCAGGAGCGTTTGGGTATTCGGGTTATGTCAGGTTGTGGGACCCCCGGTCCGGGCATGTTGTTTGGGAGGCGAATGAGCCTGGGTCGGGTAGGAGTAGTAGGTTTGGGGATTCGTTTGCTGATGTTGACTTTGACCTTGAGGATATGACAATGTTCAAGATTTGTTCGAAATCGGGTGATTTGGCAGTGGCGGATGTGCGTAAATTGAGCGATGATCCGTGGGTTTATTTGGAAGAGAAGAATCCGTGTATGAGGCATGGGGGTGGTGGGAGTAGTAGTTTGAATATTCATTGTTATAGAAAACAGGTGTTTGTGGGAAGAGGTGGAGAGTTGGAAGTGTGGTCGAGAATGGCAGAAAAGGAAAGTGGTGATGTTGAGGAGAGGGAAAGGGTGTTGCATGAAGGGTTGTATAGAAGGAATTATATGGATAAAGTGGAGGATAAAGAAAGAGGGATTATAAAGAAGATTGAGGGAGCTGGAGATAGGTTGTTTGTTACTAGAGAAGATGTTGAGGGGATTGAGGTGTGGCAAAGTTCTCAGTTTTCTGGTGCTGTTTTAAATTTGTGA
- the LOC132630720 gene encoding uncharacterized protein LOC132630720 → MANSQKTTTLYRLCKAEKVLELRRQKGFFQVQSRSTAAHRRDVDQLEFRHGFDYTGVAAYLVWPNVTGREKGDFLSFRKSDIHHDYDGLQRIDSSNYRVLGQR, encoded by the exons ATGGCAAATTCTCAAAAGACAACAACCTTGTACAGGCTTTGCAAGGCCGAGAAAG TATTGGAATTAAGGAGGCAAAAAGGGTTCTTCCAAGTTCAATCTCGATCTACGGCTGCGCATAGAAGAG ATGTCGATCAACTTGAGTTTCGACATGGTTTTGACTACACCGGAGTTGCTGCGTATTTGGTATGGCCAAATGTCACCGGAAGAGAAAAAGGGGATTTCTTgtcatttaggaaatctgacatCCATCATGACTATGACGGGTTGCAAAGAATTGATAGTAGTAATTACCGGGTTTTGGGACAGAGATAG